Below is a window of Edaphobacter dinghuensis DNA.
TATCCACTAAAGGCGATGGTAAGGCGAACACTGCCGCGAAGCAAACACCAAATGCTACCGCCGCAGCTCCAGCAGCAAAACGCCGTGCGCAGCTACTGTATTTTCAACTGACGCGATCGTGCCCATCTCTTTCTTTCCCCAGACATCGCGCACTGAATACTTCCCGCTCGCCAGCCCATACTTCGTAAAGTCTGCCTTCACTGGAGCAGCCGAATCTCCGACGTTGAACAGCGCCAAATATCTCCTGCTGCCAACCTGCGTGGTCCACGCAACGATAGCGCCGTCCTGTCCAATGAGACGCTGGCTTTGTCCACGCTGATCCATCGCCACGATTGCGGGATTCGTCACCAGCGCCTGAGTCCAATCATCCAGTTCGGTCACATTGCCGCCAAAGAACAGCGGCGAGCGCGCAATCGACCACAACGTCACCAGCGTCCGCTGCTCGTCCTGCGTCAGCCGCGTGGCGCGCGGCTTGCCGTCGCCCGGAACCGGTTCGAGCCTGCCCAGCGGAAGCATGTCGGCGTCGGGCCAGTTGCCGGGTTTCACATACTTTGCCCAGCTAGCGATGACGTTGAACTGGTCCTTCACATTCTGCGACCACTCTTTGTTCTTCTCCCAGTGATCCCACACGTCGTTGGAGATGCGCCAGAGCTGCGCGTTCTGTCCCAGCTCCACGGCTTCAGATAGCGGCGCAGGTCCGGGCGAAAGACTCAGCACAATCGGGCGGCCTGTCTTCGCGATGGCGCGGTGAATCATGCGGATCTCATCGCCCTTGTAGGGATGCGAGGCGATGCAATCGACCTTGATGTAGTCGATGCCCCAGCTTGCGTACTGCTTCATCAGCGCGTCGTACCAGGCTTGCCCTGCGGCGTTGTCCTTTACGCCGAAGTTGTCGGGGTTCCACGGGCACTTGTCGGTCGTATCGGCGGCATCGGCGGCATGAAATGCGCTGCCAGCGATCGGCATATTTCCGGCGACGGCTTTCTTCGTGATGCCTCGAATGATGTGGATGCCGAACTTGAGTCCTTGCGCGTGCACGTAGTCGGCAACAGGCTTGAAGCCGGCATCGCCTTTGGCGGTGGCAAAACGGTTGAGCGCTGGCTCGTATCGTCCATTGACGTCGATGCGGTACTGCAGCGTCTCAGGCTTCGACGCACTTTGCGGATTGGCGAGGTACCATCCCTCATCGACCACAGCGTACTGATAGCCCGCGGGCTTCAGACGCTTTACCAGCGCATCGACGTTAGCGCGAAACTGCGATTCATTGACGGTCAGACCGTAGGAGTCCCAACTGTTCCATCCCATCGGCGGCGTGGACGCCAGCATCTTCTGTTGCGCTGCTGCCTGTATTCCTACAGCGAGCACTACTGTAGCCAATCCCCAGCACAGGTTCTTCCGCATATCGCCGCGCCTCCGTTTTGCGAGCTTTTATCACTGCTATTTCAATTTGCTCGATTTCTATATTTATGGATGCGCCCACTATACCGAAACATCTGCCGTGGCGAGTAACAACGAAATACAGGGGTCTCTCCACTGCGGCGTGCGATGAGGCTGCACACCTTCGGTCGAGATGACGTGGGGTGATAGGAATAAAAAATAAATCAATTTCAGGGAAGCTCTCAGCCGGTGCGCGCAACCTTACGCTGCATCGACACCGGCCCGCTGGTACGAATGCGTCCGTTCGCTGCATTGTTGGCCAGACGCTGCGCCGCCGCTAACGGCATCGCCAACGGATGTTGCAGCGAGACGATCACCGCCTGCGCAGGTACGCTCCCGAGGCACACGTAGCTGTGCCGGGTATTGGCGTCGAAGTAGATGGCATCTCCCGCCTCGATCCGGTGCGTCGCCTCTCCGTGCCGCACCTCGAGCGCGCCCGACACCAGGTAAAGAAACTCACAGCCATCGTGCTGGTGCGCGCGCGGCGTGACGGCCGACTTCAGCGGAAGGAACTCCGCGAAGTAGGGATCGAGCTGGCGGTCGGGAACCAGGTATCCCAGGCTCTCGAAGAAGTATGCCGGATCGTCGGCGCCGGTCTGCGGCATCCGCACCCGCTCCTTGCGGCGATGCACGCGAAACAGCGTCTGCGGCTCCGACTCGAAGAAGTAGCTCAGGTCTTTTGAGAAGACCATGGCGATGCGCGCCAGATTGCGCAGCGTCGGTACTACGCGGCCAGTCTCGAGTTGCGACAGAAAGCTCGCCGAAAGCCCGGTGTGGCGTCCCAACTCCACCAGCCCCATCGACTTCTTGAGCCGCAGGTGCTTGATGCGTTCGCCGATCTTCTTCTCTGCGATAAACGACTCCGCTACTCCGCCATCTACCTGTACCTCATCGATCTCCGGTTCCGACATCTTGCCCTTGCCGCCAAAGGAGGCACTCAAAGCTGGCGCATCTCCACTGACCGCCATCGCTGCATTCGCCATAACGTTCACCCCATCCTGGAAAGTTTCGTCAGGTAACCAGATGTTGAAATTGCATCAAAAGATGTCTGACCGTCGCTGTCTTAATCATTCCCTGTCACCTTTTAAGATGTGGCCGGCGATATCACCCGGGGTTTTATTTAATCGTGCGGTCTTTTTAATCGAAATCTCCTCTGCGCTCTCGCTCTCTTTTTGCCTCGCGGCCGAGATGCTAGCCTGAGACCAATGAAGTCCTCTGGCCCATCAGCCACACGCCGCCGCTCCATCGGCCCCCTCCTTGTGCTGTCCTCTGCCGTGCTTGCAGTCTCAGGCTGCGCCAGCCCCGGCCCGGCCCGGCCACCGTCGCTTTTTTTGCCCCGCACCGTCACCGATCTTGCCGCCGTACGCACGGGCGACAGCGTAACGCTGCACTGGACGACACCGGAGAAGACCACCGACGGCCTCAAGGTTAAGCCTCCTCTTACCGCCGAGATCTGTCGCCAACCGGATGGCCACGGCAGCACATGCACGCCGATCGAACACGTCACCGTCCATCCCGGCGCCAGCGAGGCAACTGACCAGCTCCCCAGTAGCCTGACCTCCGATCCTCCCGCTCTGCTGATCTACCGTGTCAGGATTCTCAACGCAACCGGCCACTCTGCGGGCCTCTCCACCGCGGCCTTCGCGGCCTCCGGTGCTGCGCCGCCGCCGATCGAGCACCTGAGCGTCACCCCGGTTCGCAACGGCGCCATGATCGAGTGGCAGCCGCAGCCAACGTCGGCCTTCATCGACCTCGACCGCACCCAGATCCAAACCGCCGCCCCGCAGAAGCGCTCCGGCAAACAGCCGTCCCAGCTGGCCGCTCCATCGAGCCCGGCCGAGATTCATCTGCAGGCGGGCAGGCAGGCATCTCAAGCAGGCACCAGCAAATCAGCCGAACAGCCTACTGCAGACCCCGGCGGCACGATCGATCCCATCGCGCAACGCAACATGACCTATCGCTACACCGCACAGCGCGTACGCTCGCTTACGCTCGGCGGCCATGCGCTGGAGATACGCAGCGTGCTCTCCCCGGCCATCACCACGGCAATGCGCGATACCTTCCCCCCGGCGACTCCTGCGGGCCTCGCCGCTGTTCCCGGCACGGCCTCCATCGATCTCTCTTGGGAGCCCAACACCGAGCCTGACCTCGCCGGATACATCGTCTACCGCCAGGCAGTCGCCGCCGACGGCACCCTGGCCGGAGCGCCCACGCGCCTGACTCCCAGCCTGATCTCCGCGCCCGCCTTCAGCGACGTCACTGCCCAGCCCGGCCAGACCTACTCCTACCGCGTCGCTGCGGTCGACAGCGCCGGAAACCAGAGCCCCACCAGCGGCGAAGCTCGCGAATCCCGAAGGAACCAATAACCCATGCGCTATTGCAAATTTCTTTCCCCTGAGTTCGGCCCTGTCTACGCCATCGTCGAAGAGCGTGACGGAGAACTCTGGGCCGTCCGTTCCATGGCTGCTCCAGAGGAAGACCGCGCCGCACATTCTTCCGCGCAGATCGAATTTAAGCCGAGGCCGCTCAAAGAACTTGAGTTGCTGCCTCCGGTCAATCCTTCCAAGATTCTTTGTATCGGCCGCAACTACCGCGACCACGCGACAGAGCTTGGCAATGAGGTTCCCAAAGAGCCGCTGCTGTTTCTGAAGCCGCCCTCGTCGCTGCTGGCTCCCAACGGCATCGTCCGCATGCCTGCGCTCTCTAAGCGTGTCGATTACGAGGGCGAGTTGGGCATCGTAATCGGACGCCGCTGCCGTAACCTCGGGCCTGATGAAGATGTTCGCCCCTATATTCGCGGCTACACCATCGTGAATGACGTTACTGCCCGCGACCTGCAAAAGAGCGACGGCCAGTGGACACGCGGTAAGGGATTCGACACCTTCTGCCCGGTCGGCCCCGTTGTCTCGGACGAGATCGATCCGGTAGGAGGCGCTCCTGTCACTTTGACCACCCGGCTGAACGGAGAGATCAAACAGCAAGGCAATACCAGCGACCTGATCTTTCCCATCGCGCACCTGCTGCGCTACATCACGGCTGCCATGACGCTTGAACCGGGCGACCTGATCCCCACCGGAACTCCGGCCGGGGTAGGCCCCGTCAATGCCGGAGACCGCATCCAAGTAGAGATAGACGGCCTCGGAGTCCTCGAAAACACCTTTCAGCCCGGCTGAAGTCCTGACACGGCCCACGCATCTCATTGAATCTCCACGAATCCCTTTAAACTTCCGTGAATCCCGAAAACGGCGCGTAACCCTTTCAACCTTGATAAAATCTAATTAAGACAGCGAAGGAGCAATAAAAATGGCCTCTCTACTTGAACAGCTACGTGGCATGACCACAGTCGTCTCCGACACCGGCGACATCAACTCGATCCAGCAGTACAAGCCGCAGGATGCAACAACGAATCCCTCACTGATCGCGGCAGCGGCAGAAAAGCCCGAATATCAGTCCATCGTGGACAGCGTTTTGCAGCAGGCGAAGAAGGATGCCGGCGCCAATGCGAGCGATAAGGAAGTCGCCGCCCTCGCCTTCAAGAACCTCGCCGTGGCCTTCGGCCTCAAGATCCTCGAAATCGTTCCTGGCCGCGTCTCGACCGAGGTTGACGCCCGCCTCTCCTACGACACCGAGAAGTCCATCGAGACCGCCCGCGACATCATCAAGCAGTATGAAGCCGCCGGTATCTCCCGCGAGCGCGTCCTGATCAAGCTTGCCTCCACCTGGGAGGGCATCAAGGCCGCCGAGATCCTCGAAAAAGAGGGCATCCACTGCAACATGACCCTGCTCTTCGGTCTGCACCAGGCCATCGCCTGCGCCGAAGCCAAGGTCACCCTGATCTCGCCCTTCGTCGGTCGCATCCTCGACTGGTACAAGAAGGACACGGGCAAGGACTACACCGGCGCAGACGACCCCGGCGTCCAGTCCGTTACCACCATCTATAACTATTACAAGCACTTCGGCTACAAGACCGTGGTCATGGGCGCAAGCTTCCGCAACATCGGCGAGATCACCGAGCTGGCCGGATGCGACCTGCTGACCATCGCTCCCAAGCTGCTGGGCGAACTCGAGAACACGCAGGGCGAGCTGCCTCGCAAGCTCGATGCAGCCAAGGCCAAGGACCTGAAGATCGAGAAGATCACGATCGACAAGGCCACCTTCGACAAGATGCACGCCGCCGACCGCATGGCCAGCGACAAACTCTCCGAAGGCATCGAAGGCTTCTCCAAGGCTCTTGAGGGCCTCGAAGAGCTGCTCGCCAAGCACGTCAGCGAGATGAAGCAGACAGTTAACGCCTAAACAGCATTTATCTGAACTAAGGGCCTTCCGGCTTCTCTTTGCAGAAGCTGGAAGGCCCTTTCGTTTGAGCTATCAGCGCCGATCATAAGTGCAAAACAGAGACAAAATACAGGGGTCTCTCCACTGCGCTTCGCTTCGGTCGAGATGACGTAAGTTTGTGGCGAGCTTCTGGTTTCGACAACAGAAATTGTCGCTTCTTCCTCCTTCTCCCCCATCTCAAATGCACGTCATCTCGACCGGAGGCGGCGCTTTTTGCAGCCGCAGCGGAGAGGCCCTGTATTTCGTTTTTTGTCTGTTTGCTCTCTCATCCAAAACGAATTGTTTCACTTTGATGCCGATGTTCCTTCTTCGGCATCACAAAGCGATCCCTTTCAAAATTGACAAACGAAATCGGCGGTCTATATCGTTCAGTGGGTAGTAATTCGCAGTTCGAACAATTCATCGAAAAATAATCCGTTTAAAGATCGACTCCCCAAACGCAAACAATTTTCAGGAGGCACCATGTTTCGCAGATTTTTTAAAACACTTGCGCTCAGTGTCGCGTTCTTGCTGATGTTCAGTCTCACCGCATCGCTGCACGCGCAGAACTTCTTCGGTCAGATCGCGGGTAACGTTACCGACTCGACCGGCAGCGTCGTTCCCGGCGCGACCATCACCATCACCAACGTCAACACCCACGCTGCTCGCACGGTCAACTCCGACGCCAGCGGCTTTTATATCGTGACCAACCTTCCCATCGGGCCTTATACCGTTGCCATCGCGCAGAGCGGCTTCCGCGGTGAGAGTCGTTCCGGCCTAAACGTCAGCGCCGACTCGCACCTTACCGCTGACTTCCAACTCCAGGTAGGTTCAACCACCGAGAGCGTCACCGTCTCCGCCGTGCAGGGTGAGACCCTCAACACCACCAGCGGCGAGCTCTCGCACGTCATCGACTCCAAGCAGGTGCAGAACCTAGCCCTCAACGGTCGCAACTACACCCAGCTCATGACGCTGATTCCGGGTGCGGTCGTCACCAATCCTGACATCTTCTCGGTCACGACAAGTCTCGCCGCCAACAATCAGTCCATCAACGGCAACCGCGCCGACTCCGGCAACCTCACCGTCGACGGCGCCTTCAACATGGTCGCGGGCAGCAACAGCAGCTTGATGAACAACGTCGGCGCCGACTTCATTCAAGAGGTCAAGATCGACACCTCGAACTTCTCCGCCGAGTATGGACGCACCTCCGGCCCGGCCTTCAACATTGTCACCAAGAGCGGCACCGACCAGTTCCACGGCTCCGTCTTCGAGTATGTGCGCAACAACCTCTTCGACGCGCGTCCCTTCTTCTCGGCCAACAAGACTCAGCTGGTCTTCAACGACTTCGGCTACGGCGTCGGCGGCCCCATCATCAAGGACCGGCTCTTCTTCTTCGGTGGCGAAGAGTGGAAGCGGCTCCGCCAGCAGCAGTCCCCCACCTCGCTGACGACGCCGAGCAGCGCGATTCTTGCCGGTAACTTCGCCGGCCAGCCTCAGCTCTTCTATCCCGGCACCAAGACTCCCATCCCCGGCAACAACATCTCGGGCATGATTACACCGGATGGCCGCGCCATCGCCGATGTCTTTACCGTCGAGAACAAGCTCGGCCAATACAATGATGTCACCGGCGCATCAGGCAACCTGATCGTCGCTCCCTCCAACCCGCTTAACTTCCGCGAAGATATCGTTCGCCTCGACTTCCGCATCAACCAGAACAACAGCATCTATGGCCGCTGGATCAGCGACCACAACGTGCTGATCGATCCCTTCGGCACCTTCTCGAACTCCGGCATTCTGCCGACGACGCCGACACAGCGCAGCCGTCCCGGCCAGAGCTATCTCGTCGCCGAGACCTGGACCATCAAGCCGAACATCATCAACCAGTCGCAGGCGAACTTCAGCTATGCCTCGCAGCACATTCCTCCGGTCGGTGTGAACTGGGAGCGCTCCACCTTCGGCTTCCAGTATCAGCGTCTCTATCCCAATGGCGGAACCTACCCCAACGGCATTCCGGCGATGACCTTCTCGGGTACGCCGTACGCAGGCGTTCAGGGTCCGAACTTCGCTCTCAACTCGCCCACGACCGATATTCAGGTCTCTGACACCGTTTCCATCGTCAAGGGCAACCACCTCATCAAGTTCGGAGCCATGGTCGCTCGCGACCGTGTCGACCAGAACGGCCGCCCCTACTACACCGGCAACATCAACTTCAACGCGACCAGTAATCCCAACACCACCGGCAACGCCTTTGCCGATGCCCTGCTCGGTAACTTCGCCAGCTACCAGGAGGCCAGCGCCGACCCCACTGGTCACTTCCGCTTTACCCAACCCGAGGCCTTCGCGCAGGACACCTGGAAGGCCACTCGCCAACTGAGCCTTGAGTACGGTATCCGTTGGCAGGGTATCCTTCCGCTCTACACCCAGGGCAACAACATGGCGAACTTCGTTCCGTCGGTCTACGATCCGACCAAGGCCATCACCGTCAACACCAACGGAACCGTCGTTCCCGGTTCGGGCAACCCCTATAACGGTCTGGTTCGCGCCGGCG
It encodes the following:
- a CDS encoding helix-turn-helix domain-containing protein, coding for MANAAMAVSGDAPALSASFGGKGKMSEPEIDEVQVDGGVAESFIAEKKIGERIKHLRLKKSMGLVELGRHTGLSASFLSQLETGRVVPTLRNLARIAMVFSKDLSYFFESEPQTLFRVHRRKERVRMPQTGADDPAYFFESLGYLVPDRQLDPYFAEFLPLKSAVTPRAHQHDGCEFLYLVSGALEVRHGEATHRIEAGDAIYFDANTRHSYVCLGSVPAQAVIVSLQHPLAMPLAAAQRLANNAANGRIRTSGPVSMQRKVARTG
- a CDS encoding transaldolase; its protein translation is MASLLEQLRGMTTVVSDTGDINSIQQYKPQDATTNPSLIAAAAEKPEYQSIVDSVLQQAKKDAGANASDKEVAALAFKNLAVAFGLKILEIVPGRVSTEVDARLSYDTEKSIETARDIIKQYEAAGISRERVLIKLASTWEGIKAAEILEKEGIHCNMTLLFGLHQAIACAEAKVTLISPFVGRILDWYKKDTGKDYTGADDPGVQSVTTIYNYYKHFGYKTVVMGASFRNIGEITELAGCDLLTIAPKLLGELENTQGELPRKLDAAKAKDLKIEKITIDKATFDKMHAADRMASDKLSEGIEGFSKALEGLEELLAKHVSEMKQTVNA
- a CDS encoding glycoside hydrolase family 27 protein, which translates into the protein MRKNLCWGLATVVLAVGIQAAAQQKMLASTPPMGWNSWDSYGLTVNESQFRANVDALVKRLKPAGYQYAVVDEGWYLANPQSASKPETLQYRIDVNGRYEPALNRFATAKGDAGFKPVADYVHAQGLKFGIHIIRGITKKAVAGNMPIAGSAFHAADAADTTDKCPWNPDNFGVKDNAAGQAWYDALMKQYASWGIDYIKVDCIASHPYKGDEIRMIHRAIAKTGRPIVLSLSPGPAPLSEAVELGQNAQLWRISNDVWDHWEKNKEWSQNVKDQFNVIASWAKYVKPGNWPDADMLPLGRLEPVPGDGKPRATRLTQDEQRTLVTLWSIARSPLFFGGNVTELDDWTQALVTNPAIVAMDQRGQSQRLIGQDGAIVAWTTQVGSRRYLALFNVGDSAAPVKADFTKYGLASGKYSVRDVWGKKEMGTIASVENTVAAHGVLLLELRR
- a CDS encoding TonB-dependent receptor, which codes for MFRRFFKTLALSVAFLLMFSLTASLHAQNFFGQIAGNVTDSTGSVVPGATITITNVNTHAARTVNSDASGFYIVTNLPIGPYTVAIAQSGFRGESRSGLNVSADSHLTADFQLQVGSTTESVTVSAVQGETLNTTSGELSHVIDSKQVQNLALNGRNYTQLMTLIPGAVVTNPDIFSVTTSLAANNQSINGNRADSGNLTVDGAFNMVAGSNSSLMNNVGADFIQEVKIDTSNFSAEYGRTSGPAFNIVTKSGTDQFHGSVFEYVRNNLFDARPFFSANKTQLVFNDFGYGVGGPIIKDRLFFFGGEEWKRLRQQQSPTSLTTPSSAILAGNFAGQPQLFYPGTKTPIPGNNISGMITPDGRAIADVFTVENKLGQYNDVTGASGNLIVAPSNPLNFREDIVRLDFRINQNNSIYGRWISDHNVLIDPFGTFSNSGILPTTPTQRSRPGQSYLVAETWTIKPNIINQSQANFSYASQHIPPVGVNWERSTFGFQYQRLYPNGGTYPNGIPAMTFSGTPYAGVQGPNFALNSPTTDIQVSDTVSIVKGNHLIKFGAMVARDRVDQNGRPYYTGNINFNATSNPNTTGNAFADALLGNFASYQEASADPTGHFRFTQPEAFAQDTWKATRQLSLEYGIRWQGILPLYTQGNNMANFVPSVYDPTKAITVNTNGTVVPGSGNPYNGLVRAGDGVPADQLKRVPNINTAAFPLIPAGAPRGLYTIHGAFGPRLGFAYAANDKTVVRGGFGIFYYRPEGNITFSQVNIQPFLSISEFDNGNLGTLGTGAANNTSLQGGINAIDPGFKNPYIEQFSLGVQRQLPKGMLLETTYVGNVGHHQVRQPNINFPTNLATVAANPSYSTNYFNPYKGFGAITQARSDSNSNYNALQAYLSKRTGQVTFTIGYTFAKALGDSQSNGSTLENWQNLNYNYGETNIDRKHAFISTVVWALPTFSGHNAFLREGLGGIQVSAVVRVQSGAFYTVTGNTSTGSRRAQYLGGSQYAKGNRFVLSGHQAQYLNPAAFSAAPNGAFGSAGVGSVVLPSLQQADTTLSKIFGIGEHVNFKLNADVFNVLNHTNYSSLNTTATAGAAFGRLNGAYPNRQMQFGAKLIF
- a CDS encoding fibronectin type III domain-containing protein, which gives rise to MKSSGPSATRRRSIGPLLVLSSAVLAVSGCASPGPARPPSLFLPRTVTDLAAVRTGDSVTLHWTTPEKTTDGLKVKPPLTAEICRQPDGHGSTCTPIEHVTVHPGASEATDQLPSSLTSDPPALLIYRVRILNATGHSAGLSTAAFAASGAAPPPIEHLSVTPVRNGAMIEWQPQPTSAFIDLDRTQIQTAAPQKRSGKQPSQLAAPSSPAEIHLQAGRQASQAGTSKSAEQPTADPGGTIDPIAQRNMTYRYTAQRVRSLTLGGHALEIRSVLSPAITTAMRDTFPPATPAGLAAVPGTASIDLSWEPNTEPDLAGYIVYRQAVAADGTLAGAPTRLTPSLISAPAFSDVTAQPGQTYSYRVAAVDSAGNQSPTSGEARESRRNQ
- a CDS encoding fumarylacetoacetate hydrolase family protein, which gives rise to MRYCKFLSPEFGPVYAIVEERDGELWAVRSMAAPEEDRAAHSSAQIEFKPRPLKELELLPPVNPSKILCIGRNYRDHATELGNEVPKEPLLFLKPPSSLLAPNGIVRMPALSKRVDYEGELGIVIGRRCRNLGPDEDVRPYIRGYTIVNDVTARDLQKSDGQWTRGKGFDTFCPVGPVVSDEIDPVGGAPVTLTTRLNGEIKQQGNTSDLIFPIAHLLRYITAAMTLEPGDLIPTGTPAGVGPVNAGDRIQVEIDGLGVLENTFQPG